The DNA window GTCACCGAGACTCTCGGGGGTCCATCGGCTTCCGTTCCACTCGAAGACGGTGGCGTTCCCGCCGCTGACGGTCACGTCGTCGCGGCCGTCGCTGTCGAGCCCGTAGAACGTCACGTCGGCGTCCTCGATGCCGATCGGCTCCCACGTGACGCCGTCGGTCGTCTCGAACGCGCGCCCGTTCGTGTCGATCGCGTGGGCCGAGCGCGGGCCGAACGTCTCGATTGCTGGGAGGGCGGACCCGCTCCCGGGCGTCACGTAGTCCCACGTTCCCTCCTCGCCGTTGGCGAAGCTGTAGTAGATCTTGCCCGAGTCGCCGGCGACGTACACTTCGGCGTCGCCGGCGTCTCCGACCACGGCGACGTCGTTGAAGTTGTTCGTAACGTCCATCGGCGCCGAACGATCCTCTAGGCTGCCCGTCTCGACGTCGTACTCGCCGATCGCGCCGCTGGCGCCGACGAACCAGAGACGCCGGCCGTCGTCGGTCGCGGCCGCGCCGTAGAGGTTGTTCCCGTTGCCGGTGGGGCCGCCGTCGAGCAGCTTGCGCCAGCCCTCGTCTATCCGGCGGAGCACGACGCCGCCGCCGCCCACCGCGTGGGCGCCGCGTGCGGTGTACTGCACGTCGTGGAGGGTGCCGTCGACAGGGGTCTCCGCGACCGTCCACTCCTCGGCGGTCGCTGCTCCCGAGCCCACTGCAACGGTCGTCGCGGCGAGCGATGCGCCGACTGCTTTCAGTACCGAACGTCGCGTGTGCTCTGTCATGGCGCAGTCGAGGCTTCCCGTGCTTGCCATGTAAGGCCCGGCGACGCTTGACGCCGTTTATCACGCTTCAAAACCGTCGAAAACCCGGTCGAACGGCCGAATTTCTACGGCTCCAAAACCGCCGATTTCACGCCGGTTTTGAACGGGTTTCTCCGGGCGTCACAGCCCGCCCCGGTCGTGGTTCGCTCATACGCTCAGTGGTCGACAGTGCGGCCCGCATTCGATCCCGGCTTGAGCGCCCGAAACCGGCGAAACAGCGGCTTTCGGCGAGCACGAACGATCGTAAATCCGCTTAAATCGGGCTGATTCGCCCCCACGATCACGACGGTTCAATACCGTTCCGTCCCGACGTGTGATCGCAATGCTCCAAACCAAGCTCCTCACGCTGGTCGCGGTGACGGTACTGCTCGCGAGCGGCGTCGCGGGCGCGGCGCCCGCCGCCCCCTCCCCGAACGACGGACCGCCGGTCGACGTGCCCGACATCGGTCCGCCGTCGGACCTCCCCGACGTGGTTCCGGACTTCGTCGGTGACATCCACGACTCCGTCACCGAGCACGTCGAGAACGGCGTCGACAAGCTGGGCGAGCGGATCAGCGACCTGACGCCCGGCGAGAGCTAACGCGCGCTGTTTTCGGTTCACTTCCGTTCTTCCCCGTACGACTGCCGCCGAGCAGGCCTATCTGGGATGCTTGTCGGGATCGCCGTCGTGAGCTAGTTCGACGAGATGCGCGGCCTCCTCGGCGACGATGCGGTCGACGCCGAGGCGCGCGATGGACTCGACGCCCGGCAGACAGAACACCGGGACGGTCGTGACGATGCCGGCGGTCGCGCGCGTGGCGACGACTCGCGTGGCGACCTCGTCGTAGGCCAGCAGGCGAAGCAGTTCGCCGAACCCGTCGAGCTCCTTGTCGAACAGCGGCTCGGCCGCCTCGATCGCCACGTCGTCGGGCGTGATGCCGGTGGCGCCTACGGTGACGACGACGTGGACATCCGAGCGGTCGGCCAGTCGGTCGATCGCCGCTTGGACGTTGTCGTACTTTGCCTCGACCAGCTCGCGCGTGACGATCTCGGTCCCGACCGCCTCTAGCTCCTCGACGGCGGCGTCGCCCGGCGGGTCGTCCGAGAGCGACCGCTCCGAGGATATCGTCAGGACGGCCGCGCCGAGATCGTCCGGGTCGGGGGCGGCCGGCACGTCGGCATCGCGGGTCTCCGGACTGTCGGCGTCGCCGCGCTCGCCTTCTTCTGATTCGGGCGACTCGACGTCTTCATCGCCACTGCTCGATGCCGCGTCGTCGGCGTCGTTCGACGCCGATTCGTCATCGTCGTCGGACCGCAGATCCCGTCGGGTGTCGCGCTGCTGGAAGTCGACCATGGGCGGGCTTTCGGACGAGGGTTTGAAACGCTTTCCGGCGTCTCGGAAGTCGGCGTCACCGGCACAGCGAAACCGGCGATGCCCGCCCCCTCGCGTACCGTTTTGACTATGCTTGGTGATGACTCTCGCATGGACGCAGTCAAATTCACCGGCCACGGCGGCACCGATGTCATCGAGTACGGCGAGTTCCCCGACCCCGAAATCGGCGCCGACGACGTGCTCGTCGACGTGAAAGCCGGCGCGCTCAACCACCTCGACGTCTGGACGCGCAAGGGCCTCCCCGGCGTCGATCTGGAGATGCCCCATATCCCGGGCAGCGACGGCGCCGGCGTCGTCGAGGCGGTCGGCGAGCACGTCTCACGATTCGAACCGGGCGACCGCGTCGCACTGGCGTCGGGCCGGTACTGCGGCGAGTGCGAGTACTGCCGCCACGGCGAGGAATCTCAGTGCGTGAACTACCACATCATCGGCGAGCACGTCCGCGGCGTCCACTCCGAACTCGCGGCGATTCCCGAGGAGAACCTCGTCAGCGTTCCCGAGGGCGTCGACTGGGCGACGGCGGCGGCCGCGCCGCTGGTCTTCCAGACCGCGTGGCGCATGCTGATGACTCGCGCTGACATCGAGCCCGGCGAGACGGTGCTCGTACTGGGCGCCAGCGGCGGCGTCGGTCACGCCGCGGTCCAGATCGCCGACTACGCCGGCGCGACGGTGTACGCGACGGGTGGCTCCGACGAGAAGTGCGCGTACGCCGAGGAGATCGGCGCCGAAGCGGCGATCAACTACGAAAAAGACGACTTCGCCGCCGAAATCCGCGATCTCACCGGCAAGCGCGGGGTCGACGTCGTCGTCGACCACGTCGGCGCCGACACGTGGACCGACTCGCTTGCGAGCCTCGCCAAGGGTGGACGGCTGGTCACCTGCGGCGCGACGACCGGTCACGCGCCAGAGACGAACATCAACCGGATCTTCTGGAACCAGCTCAGCGTGCTCGGCTCGACGATGGCGACGCCGGGCGAGATCGACGACGCACTCGAACGGGTTTGGGACGGCACCTTCGAGGTCCGGATCCGCGAGGAGTTGGCGATGAGCGAGACGGTCCGCGCCCACGAACTGCTGGAGAACCGTGAGGGCTTTGGCAAGGTAGTCGTAAGACCCGATAGTGAGCTCTGAGACCGATGGCGCGGGCGACGCCGGATCGTCGAGCGACACCTACACCCACGACCCGGCGGCGTTCGAGGCCAACGGCGAGCGACGCTCCCCGGAACGTTCGAGCGGGCACGGCCCGCGAGAAGCGGACGAGCGGGTCGACGGCGAGTCGCCCGACGGCGTCGTCCACCCCGCCGACGCGGACCGCGAGTTCGACTGGCGAGGCTGGCTGCTCGTCGGCGTCATCTTCTTTGCCTTCGTCATCGCGCCGATCGTCACCTACCTGCGCCCGCCGCAGTTGCCCTACTTCCCGGCGCTGATCGCGTTCCCGCTGCTGCCGGCGCTCGCGCTCGGCATCGTTGCGGTCTGGGCGACGACGCGGCCGTAAAAATTGGTCACTGCGGTCACTGCAGCGCGGCCGGCGGTTCGACGAACGTCTCGTCGAGTCGGCGGCTCAGCGTCACCGCAGTCGCGACTTCGTCCTCGGGCGTCTCAGGTTGCTCGGCGTACTCCGAGAGGGCGCGGCGAAGCCGCCACGCCTCATAGCAGGTGAACGGGCGGTCGGTGCCGGTTGTCGACGTGTCGCCGTACACCGGCCGGTCCTCGAGCTTCTCGATCGCGTTCATCGCCCACCACGGTGGCGACTCGCCGTCCTCGCGGTGGGATTCGACCTGCTGCAGCATGACGTGGTGGACGACCCACTGCTCTTG is part of the Natronoarchaeum philippinense genome and encodes:
- a CDS encoding MogA/MoaB family molybdenum cofactor biosynthesis protein translates to MVDFQQRDTRRDLRSDDDDESASNDADDAASSSGDEDVESPESEEGERGDADSPETRDADVPAAPDPDDLGAAVLTISSERSLSDDPPGDAAVEELEAVGTEIVTRELVEAKYDNVQAAIDRLADRSDVHVVVTVGATGITPDDVAIEAAEPLFDKELDGFGELLRLLAYDEVATRVVATRATAGIVTTVPVFCLPGVESIARLGVDRIVAEEAAHLVELAHDGDPDKHPR
- a CDS encoding zinc-binding dehydrogenase, translated to MDAVKFTGHGGTDVIEYGEFPDPEIGADDVLVDVKAGALNHLDVWTRKGLPGVDLEMPHIPGSDGAGVVEAVGEHVSRFEPGDRVALASGRYCGECEYCRHGEESQCVNYHIIGEHVRGVHSELAAIPEENLVSVPEGVDWATAAAAPLVFQTAWRMLMTRADIEPGETVLVLGASGGVGHAAVQIADYAGATVYATGGSDEKCAYAEEIGAEAAINYEKDDFAAEIRDLTGKRGVDVVVDHVGADTWTDSLASLAKGGRLVTCGATTGHAPETNINRIFWNQLSVLGSTMATPGEIDDALERVWDGTFEVRIREELAMSETVRAHELLENREGFGKVVVRPDSEL
- a CDS encoding DUF7853 family protein, which encodes MSTTARRRDTTPIEMSRQEQWVVHHVMLQQVESHREDGESPPWWAMNAIEKLEDRPVYGDTSTTGTDRPFTCYEAWRLRRALSEYAEQPETPEDEVATAVTLSRRLDETFVEPPAALQ